In a genomic window of Geoalkalibacter sp.:
- a CDS encoding PstS family phosphate ABC transporter substrate-binding protein, with protein sequence MRNKMKAFTKRSLLGLTALIALGGVAQGATLAVDPNLPVYQRVQGVSGNLNSIGSDTLNNLLTFWAEGFRRSYPNVNIQIEGKGSSTAPPALIEGTAQIGPMSRAMKKEEIEKFEERHGYRPTEIAVALDSLAVYVNKDNPIESLSLPQVDAIFSKTRLGGLAEDIQTWGQVGLTGDLASRPISIYGRNSASGTYGFFKEVALFKGDFKPIVKEQPGSASVVLSVTEDKAGIGYSGIGYRTSGVKPIALAKKDGETAYEPSYENVLSGKYPLGRALYLYIAKKPGEPLSPLVKEFIKFILSKEGQEIVVKDGYLPLPLEVVNKQLALLD encoded by the coding sequence ATGCGCAACAAAATGAAGGCTTTCACCAAACGCTCGCTGCTCGGCCTGACGGCCCTCATCGCCCTGGGCGGCGTCGCGCAGGGCGCGACCCTCGCGGTCGATCCCAATCTGCCCGTCTATCAGCGCGTCCAGGGCGTGTCGGGCAACCTCAACAGCATCGGCTCCGATACCCTGAACAATCTGCTGACCTTCTGGGCCGAGGGCTTTCGCCGCTCCTATCCCAACGTCAACATCCAGATCGAGGGCAAGGGTTCGAGTACCGCGCCGCCCGCGCTCATCGAAGGCACCGCCCAGATCGGCCCCATGTCGCGGGCGATGAAGAAAGAGGAAATCGAGAAATTCGAGGAGCGGCACGGCTATCGTCCCACGGAAATCGCCGTGGCCCTGGATTCCCTGGCGGTGTACGTGAACAAGGACAACCCCATCGAGAGCCTGTCCCTGCCGCAGGTCGACGCCATCTTCTCCAAGACCCGCCTGGGCGGGCTGGCCGAAGACATCCAGACCTGGGGCCAGGTCGGCCTTACCGGCGATCTGGCGAGCCGTCCCATCAGCATCTACGGGCGCAACAGCGCCTCGGGCACCTACGGCTTCTTCAAGGAAGTGGCCCTGTTCAAGGGGGACTTCAAGCCCATCGTCAAGGAGCAGCCCGGATCGGCCTCGGTGGTGCTCTCGGTGACCGAGGACAAGGCAGGCATCGGCTACTCGGGCATCGGCTACCGCACCTCGGGCGTCAAGCCCATCGCCCTGGCCAAGAAAGACGGCGAGACCGCCTATGAGCCGAGCTACGAAAACGTGCTGAGCGGCAAGTATCCCCTGGGTCGCGCCCTCTATCTGTACATCGCGAAAAAACCCGGCGAACCCCTCTCGCCCCTGGTGAAGGAATTCATCAAGTTCATCCTCTCCAAGGAAGGTCAGGAAATCGTGGTCAAGGACGGCTACCTGCCCCTGCCCCTGGAGGTGGTGAACAAGCAGCTCGCCCTGCTCGACTAA
- the pstB gene encoding phosphate ABC transporter ATP-binding protein PstB — MTPKTSDIQISDPVIEADKLHFYYGASEALHDINLRFPRKQVTALIGPSGCGKSTFLRCLNRMNDLIDIAQVVGNIRLNGAEIYAPSVDVIELRRRVGMVFQKSNPFPKSIFENVVYGLRIAGIRNKAVLEETCEKALRGSALWDEVKDRLHQSALGLSGGQMQRLCIARAIAVNPEVILMDEPCSALDPKSTARVEELISELRENYTIIIVTHNMQQAARVSDYTAFFFEGLLVEFGLTKQMFLKPRNKQTEDYITGRFG; from the coding sequence ATGACACCCAAGACCAGCGACATTCAGATTTCCGACCCCGTCATCGAAGCCGACAAGCTGCATTTCTATTACGGCGCCAGCGAGGCGCTGCACGACATCAACCTGCGCTTTCCGCGCAAGCAGGTCACCGCCCTCATCGGCCCCTCGGGATGCGGCAAGTCGACCTTCCTGCGCTGTCTCAACCGCATGAACGACCTCATCGACATTGCCCAGGTGGTGGGGAACATCCGCCTCAACGGCGCCGAGATCTACGCGCCGAGCGTCGATGTCATCGAGTTGCGCCGGCGGGTGGGCATGGTCTTTCAGAAATCCAATCCCTTTCCCAAGTCGATCTTTGAAAACGTGGTCTACGGCCTGCGCATCGCCGGCATCCGAAACAAGGCGGTGCTCGAGGAGACTTGCGAGAAGGCCCTGCGCGGCTCGGCCCTGTGGGACGAGGTCAAGGATCGCCTGCACCAGTCGGCCCTGGGGCTCTCGGGCGGGCAGATGCAGCGTCTGTGCATCGCGCGCGCCATCGCCGTCAATCCCGAGGTGATCCTCATGGACGAGCCATGCAGCGCCCTGGACCCCAAATCCACGGCGCGCGTCGAGGAGCTGATCAGCGAGCTGCGCGAGAACTACACCATCATCATCGTCACCCACAACATGCAGCAGGCCGCGCGGGTCTCGGACTACACGGCGTTTTTCTTCGAGGGGCTGCTGGTCGAGTTCGGCCTGACCAAGCAGATGTTCCTCAAACCCAGGAACAAGCAGACGGAAGACTACATC
- the pstA gene encoding phosphate ABC transporter permease PstA — protein MKKFWRTGEPCVWFTGAALSLTLLIAATLVAVVLVNGLGVFWPSRVALLELTDGGRLLGEVMRYEERPGGAGERLQLKIGNRDLYGLDFRWVNADEVARKTYPEDVVVLERTEHGNFHGFLRAVRAPGLDAAPGEPPLEAFRRAHALVAERRQDIAALGARLSGLNSQLERLRLRLLKLEYRGAGPEDPAILDIKRQRTILKDDFEQLVVRQSQMIAALREIRAEFEDAGGRAKEIALAEVVRLYQPNAMGVAAKAWFYLGKLKELLLAEPREANTEGGLFPAIFGTVMLVFLMTLVTFPMGVIAAVYLREYAKEGLLVRIVRIAVNNLAGIPSIVYGIFGLGFFVYGVGGAIDQLFFPERLPTPTFGTGGILWASLTLALLTVPVVIVATDEALGAIPGGVREGSLALGSTKFQTLMRILLPMASPGIMTGLILAMARAAGEVAPLMITGVVKLAPALPLDGTFPYFHLDRKFMHLGFHIYDIGFQSPNVEAAKPMVFVTTLLLVLIVLAMSSVAIRLRNKMKKRYTYSTF, from the coding sequence ATGAAAAAGTTTTGGCGCACCGGCGAGCCCTGCGTGTGGTTCACCGGCGCGGCCCTGTCCCTGACCCTGCTCATCGCCGCGACCCTGGTGGCGGTCGTGCTGGTCAACGGCCTCGGCGTGTTCTGGCCCTCGCGCGTGGCGCTGCTGGAGCTCACCGACGGCGGCCGGCTGCTCGGCGAGGTGATGCGCTACGAAGAGCGTCCCGGCGGCGCCGGTGAGCGCCTGCAGCTCAAGATCGGCAACCGCGACCTCTACGGTCTGGACTTTCGCTGGGTCAACGCCGACGAGGTGGCGCGCAAGACCTATCCCGAGGATGTGGTGGTGCTGGAGCGCACCGAGCACGGCAATTTCCACGGCTTCCTGCGCGCGGTGCGGGCGCCGGGACTCGATGCGGCGCCGGGTGAGCCGCCCTTGGAGGCGTTTCGCCGGGCCCACGCGCTGGTGGCCGAGCGCCGGCAGGACATCGCCGCGCTGGGCGCGCGCCTCTCGGGCCTCAATTCCCAGCTGGAGCGGCTGCGCCTGCGCCTGCTCAAGCTTGAATATCGCGGCGCGGGACCCGAGGATCCGGCGATTCTCGACATCAAGCGGCAGCGCACCATCCTCAAGGACGATTTCGAGCAGCTGGTGGTGCGCCAGAGCCAGATGATCGCCGCGCTGCGCGAGATCCGCGCCGAGTTCGAGGACGCCGGCGGGCGCGCCAAGGAGATCGCCCTCGCCGAGGTGGTGCGCCTCTACCAGCCGAACGCCATGGGTGTTGCGGCCAAGGCCTGGTTTTATCTGGGCAAGCTCAAGGAACTGCTGCTCGCCGAGCCGCGCGAGGCCAACACCGAGGGCGGGCTGTTTCCGGCCATCTTCGGCACGGTGATGCTGGTGTTTCTCATGACCCTGGTGACCTTTCCCATGGGCGTGATCGCCGCCGTCTATCTGCGCGAATACGCCAAGGAAGGCCTGCTGGTGCGCATCGTGCGCATCGCCGTGAACAATCTGGCGGGCATTCCCTCCATCGTCTACGGCATCTTCGGCCTGGGCTTCTTCGTCTACGGGGTGGGCGGCGCCATCGACCAGCTGTTTTTCCCCGAGCGCCTGCCCACGCCGACCTTCGGCACCGGCGGCATCCTCTGGGCGAGCCTGACCCTGGCCCTGCTCACCGTGCCGGTGGTGATCGTCGCCACCGACGAGGCCCTGGGCGCAATTCCCGGCGGGGTGCGCGAAGGCTCTCTGGCGCTGGGCTCGACCAAATTCCAGACCCTCATGCGCATTTTGCTGCCCATGGCCTCGCCGGGCATCATGACCGGGCTGATCCTGGCCATGGCGCGCGCCGCCGGCGAGGTGGCGCCGCTGATGATCACCGGGGTGGTGAAACTCGCGCCCGCCCTGCCCCTCGACGGCACCTTTCCCTACTTTCATCTGGACCGCAAATTCATGCACCTGGGCTTTCACATCTACGACATCGGCTTTCAGTCGCCCAACGTCGAAGCCGCCAAGCCCATGGTGTTCGTCACCACCCTGCTGCTGGTGCTGATCGTGCTCGCCATGAGCAGCGTCGCCATCCGTTTGCGCAACAAGATGAAAAAACGCTACACTTACAGCACTTTCTAG
- a CDS encoding ABC transporter permease subunit, with translation MDQTLLKRIKRRDRVARWVITAGGFSVIFSVALILLLIVRVTLPLFEKPRVEVFAKLPAAVLTPAGEPILAAGVDEYLENSYVIDAGGTLSFFNTLTGEVLARDALVPPGAAEARPIALERGGAPLYTLLWSDGAVSLDALRFVPRFDAQGRRSIEPRLERLAEFAATGEDLPRRVLARPLKEGGAMLVRQLDEERIEVLQEVVGGGLFGGETRETLVAVIDDLAGKQISALALDSDGTDLYAGTSDGELLHWSLREPGSPRLSERVAAFADGRAITALALVFGDVSLAVGDARGGLSTWFPVRVAPDRAEFELRRIHTLKSHPAAVTAIVASQRDKSLASLNSAGGVHYDHMTSGRHLLALEGLNPLTQVSLNGRNSGLIALDSRGEALIWTLDVPHGEVSLRTLFGKVWYEGYPEPAYVWQSTSGTDDFEPKMSLTPLIFGTIKGTAYAMLFAVPLALLGAIYTSSFARPRFREMVKPTVEVMAAIPSVVIGFLAALWLAPLLERNIASFFLSAAFIPTFLLMGVLLWQALRKIPLCKKVERGYEFLTLVPILLGAVWAAFALGPWFEQLVFGGDFKLWLFNETGVRYDPRNCIVIAFALGFAVIPIIFTIAEDSLSNVPGSLKAASLALGASRWQTAWRVVLPSASPGIFAGTMIGLGRAIGETMIVLMATGNTAIMDWIIFNGMRPLSANIAVEIPEAPVGGTLYRVLFFSAVILFMMTFVLNTAAEIFRQRLRKKYGRF, from the coding sequence ATGGATCAAACTCTGCTCAAGCGCATCAAACGCCGGGACCGGGTGGCGCGCTGGGTCATCACCGCCGGCGGTTTTTCCGTTATTTTCAGTGTCGCCCTGATTCTGCTGCTGATCGTGCGGGTGACCCTGCCCCTGTTTGAGAAACCCCGCGTCGAAGTGTTCGCCAAGCTGCCCGCCGCCGTGCTGACGCCGGCGGGCGAGCCCATCCTGGCCGCGGGCGTCGATGAATACCTGGAAAATTCCTACGTGATCGACGCCGGAGGCACCCTGAGTTTTTTCAACACCCTGACGGGCGAGGTGCTGGCGCGCGACGCCCTGGTTCCGCCCGGCGCCGCGGAGGCCCGGCCCATCGCCCTGGAGCGCGGCGGCGCGCCGCTCTACACCCTGCTGTGGAGCGATGGGGCGGTGTCCCTCGACGCCTTGCGCTTCGTGCCGCGCTTCGACGCGCAGGGCCGACGCAGCATCGAGCCGCGCCTGGAGCGCCTGGCGGAGTTTGCCGCGACGGGTGAGGATCTGCCCCGGCGGGTGCTGGCGCGGCCCCTCAAGGAGGGCGGCGCGATGCTGGTGCGCCAACTCGACGAAGAGCGCATCGAAGTGCTTCAGGAGGTGGTCGGCGGCGGGCTGTTCGGCGGCGAGACGCGCGAGACCCTGGTCGCCGTCATCGACGATCTGGCCGGCAAGCAGATCAGCGCCCTCGCCCTGGACAGCGACGGCACGGATCTCTATGCCGGCACCAGCGACGGCGAGCTGCTGCACTGGTCGCTGCGCGAGCCCGGCAGCCCGCGGCTCTCCGAGCGCGTCGCGGCCTTTGCCGATGGTCGCGCCATCACCGCCCTGGCCCTGGTGTTCGGCGATGTGTCCCTGGCGGTGGGCGATGCGCGCGGTGGCTTGAGCACCTGGTTTCCGGTGCGCGTCGCGCCCGATCGCGCCGAATTCGAGCTGCGCCGGATCCACACCCTGAAGAGCCATCCCGCCGCGGTGACGGCCATCGTCGCCTCCCAGCGCGACAAATCGCTGGCCAGCCTCAACAGCGCCGGCGGGGTGCATTACGATCACATGACCAGCGGCCGCCACCTGCTCGCCCTGGAAGGGCTCAACCCCCTGACCCAGGTGTCCCTCAACGGGCGCAACAGCGGCTTGATCGCCCTGGACAGCCGCGGCGAGGCGCTCATCTGGACCTTGGACGTGCCCCATGGCGAGGTGAGCTTGCGCACCCTGTTCGGCAAGGTCTGGTACGAAGGCTATCCGGAGCCGGCCTACGTCTGGCAGTCCACCTCGGGCACCGACGACTTCGAGCCCAAGATGAGCCTGACGCCGCTGATCTTCGGCACCATCAAGGGCACCGCCTACGCCATGCTCTTCGCCGTGCCCCTGGCGCTGCTCGGCGCCATCTACACCAGCAGTTTCGCGCGGCCGCGGTTTCGCGAGATGGTCAAGCCGACGGTGGAGGTCATGGCCGCCATTCCCTCGGTGGTCATCGGCTTTCTCGCCGCCCTGTGGCTGGCGCCGCTGCTCGAGCGCAACATCGCGAGTTTTTTCCTGAGCGCGGCCTTCATCCCGACGTTTCTGCTGATGGGGGTGCTGCTCTGGCAGGCGCTGCGCAAGATTCCCCTGTGCAAGAAGGTCGAGCGCGGCTATGAATTTCTCACCCTGGTGCCCATTCTGCTCGGCGCCGTCTGGGCCGCCTTCGCCCTGGGGCCCTGGTTCGAGCAGCTGGTGTTCGGCGGCGATTTCAAGCTCTGGCTGTTCAACGAAACCGGCGTGCGCTACGACCCGCGCAACTGCATCGTCATCGCCTTCGCCCTGGGCTTCGCGGTGATCCCCATCATCTTCACCATCGCCGAGGACAGCCTCTCCAACGTTCCCGGCAGCCTCAAGGCCGCCTCCCTGGCCCTGGGCGCGAGCCGCTGGCAGACCGCCTGGCGCGTGGTGCTGCCCTCGGCGAGCCCGGGCATTTTCGCCGGCACCATGATCGGGCTGGGGCGCGCCATCGGCGAAACCATGATCGTGCTCATGGCGACGGGCAACACGGCGATCATGGACTGGATCATCTTCAACGGCATGCGGCCGCTGTCGGCCAACATCGCCGTGGAGATTCCCGAGGCGCCGGTGGGCGGCACGCTGTATCGCGTGCTGTTTTTCTCGGCGGTCATCCTCTTCATGATGACCTTTGTCCTCAACACCGCGGCGGAAATCTTCCGCCAGCGGCTGCGCAAGAAATATGGGCGGTTCTGA